Proteins found in one Nostoc sphaeroides genomic segment:
- a CDS encoding cytochrome P450 yields MINQLPNSVTNPSWWQLIKWIADPIGFQQKYSQKYGDIFSVNLSVIGSFVIIGHPQAIQEIFIQDSKFDIGRGNQLAKPHLGQNSLMLMDGSRHRRERKLLMPPFHEEKLQTYAQQICSITKQIVSQWQISQPFLARSAMQKVSLEVILLIVFGLSEGERYQQLKLLLPSWLDMIDSPLRSSMVFLPFLQQDWGRWTPWGQMKHRRRCIHQLLQAEIAEKRTKKDKNQSDVLSLMMAARDENGQAMTDEEIKDELLTILFTGHETTATMLAWALYELHRNSDVLEKLLQELYKLGENPNPMEISRLPYLTAVCQETLRMYPVIPIIFPRITKSSINIAGYQFEPETTLMPSIYLVHYREDLYPHPYQFKPERFLERQYSPSEYFPFGGGSRRCLGYALALLEMKLVLATVLSNYQLALVKNRPIRMQRRGLTLTPNGGVPMVITGKR; encoded by the coding sequence TAGCGTTACCAATCCTTCTTGGTGGCAACTTATAAAATGGATTGCAGATCCAATCGGATTCCAGCAAAAATATAGTCAAAAGTATGGAGACATTTTCTCCGTAAACTTAAGTGTAATCGGTTCTTTCGTAATCATTGGCCATCCCCAAGCCATTCAAGAAATTTTCATTCAAGATTCTAAATTTGATATTGGACGTGGTAATCAACTTGCAAAGCCTCACCTCGGACAAAACTCTCTGATGTTAATGGATGGCTCTCGCCATCGACGAGAACGAAAATTATTAATGCCGCCGTTTCATGAAGAAAAACTACAAACTTACGCTCAACAAATATGCTCAATTACCAAGCAAATCGTCAGCCAATGGCAAATTAGTCAGCCTTTTTTAGCTCGGTCTGCAATGCAAAAAGTTAGTCTAGAAGTAATTTTACTAATTGTTTTTGGATTAAGTGAAGGAGAACGTTATCAACAACTTAAACTTCTACTTCCTTCTTGGTTGGATATGATTGATTCTCCTTTGCGCTCCAGTATGGTATTTTTGCCCTTCTTACAGCAAGATTGGGGAAGATGGACTCCTTGGGGACAGATGAAACACAGACGACGCTGTATTCATCAGCTACTCCAAGCAGAAATTGCAGAGAAAAGAACAAAGAAAGATAAGAATCAGAGTGATGTGCTGAGCTTGATGATGGCAGCAAGAGACGAAAATGGGCAAGCAATGACTGATGAGGAAATAAAAGATGAATTGCTGACAATTTTATTTACTGGACATGAAACTACTGCAACAATGCTAGCCTGGGCTTTATATGAACTTCACCGCAATTCAGATGTGCTGGAAAAATTGCTGCAAGAACTCTACAAGCTTGGAGAAAATCCTAACCCAATGGAAATTTCTAGACTCCCTTACTTAACAGCAGTTTGTCAAGAAACACTACGTATGTATCCAGTTATACCAATTATTTTCCCACGCATTACCAAATCATCCATAAATATTGCAGGATATCAGTTTGAACCTGAAACAACTTTAATGCCTAGTATCTACCTCGTGCATTATCGAGAAGACTTGTATCCTCATCCTTATCAATTTAAACCTGAACGTTTTTTGGAACGGCAGTATTCTCCTTCAGAATATTTTCCTTTTGGTGGTGGAAGTCGGCGGTGTTTAGGATATGCCTTAGCTCTGTTAGAAATGAAATTAGTATTGGCAACAGTTTTATCCAATTATCAACTTGCCTTAGTGAAAAATAGACCTATTAGAATGCAACGACGTGGGTTGACTCTTACTCCTAATGGTGGAGTCCCGATGGTGATCACTGGAAAACGATAA